The Syntrophorhabdales bacterium genome includes the window CTTGCCTTTGTTCTCGGCTCACACCGTCCACGAAACTCCGCCAAAGATACACCTTTTGAAATCTTGTACTCTGACGCAAATTGGTGTTGCATTTTACAGCATGAGAGTGTATGATTTGATATCATGGATGAAGAAAGCAGGTTGCTTACCGTCAAAGAGACATGCAAGTACCTGAGAATCTCTCCCCCTACCCTTTACAGGATGCTCGAAAGACACGAACTTATCCCGGTCAAGATAGGGAAACACACTCTGTTTGAGAAGAAGGACCTTGACAGGTACATCGACGCGGCCAAGGGCCCTTTGGATAAAGCTCCGCAGCATGCAGCCAAGAAGCCGAAGAAGAAACGCAAGAGTAAGCCTCTTCCAGATAGACTGTTCTAACCCGCATCCATTCAATTTCCTGCATCCCTTGTGTTAGTACGGCCACACAGAGGTCTTTGTTGCTCGTTGGCACGTCGATTG containing:
- a CDS encoding helix-turn-helix domain-containing protein, whose product is MDEESRLLTVKETCKYLRISPPTLYRMLERHELIPVKIGKHTLFEKKDLDRYIDAAKGPLDKAPQHAAKKPKKKRKSKPLPDRLF